The Daucus carota subsp. sativus chromosome 9, DH1 v3.0, whole genome shotgun sequence genome window below encodes:
- the LOC108202258 gene encoding probable potassium transporter 17, translating into MEQHQLENHGSSESLSEVVVSNGEFVGGLRRTGDHSISSSADKNGTGRWPTIVLAYKTLGVVFGGLVTSPLYVYPSMNLKSPTEDDYLGIYCIIFWTLSLIGVVKYSWIALKADDQGEGGTFALYTLLCRYMDIGSLSSKRVHSNSTLFHASQYEGSKEQSRLGKFFETSVVARRLLFFIAMLGMCMLIGDGILTPAISVLSAIDGIRAPFPSVSKSLVESISAIVLIVLFLMQKFGTSRVSFLFSPIMGAWTLSTPIVGVYNIIHHYPSIFKAVSPQYIYQFFSRKGKEGWLLLGGTILCITGSEAMFADLGHFNQRSIQMAFVFTIYPSLILTYAGQTAYLIKNPNDHDDGFYKFLPTKVYWPIFVIATSAATVASQSLISATFSVIKQSVVLDYFPRVKVVHTSSSKEGEVYSPEINYILMILCVAVILIFGDGKDIGNAFGVVVSMVMLITTILLTLVMITIWRTPPILVALYFIVFFVMEGVYVTAVLTKIPEGGWIPFAISFILAFIMFVWFYGRQRKIDYEVTHKVDMDRFELLLSDPVVQRVPGLCFFYTDIQDGFTPILGHYIKSMKCLHKVTIFTTLRYLLVPNVLPHERVLVRKLGIKGVYGCVIQYGYADSHSLEGDLVSRVIEKLRTHLLNYSDDAGSVSPDEEAVLDLEEAKRIDVVHIRGRTRFYIGENCGWFDRSMLSFYEIMHSNCRSALPALGVSLTQRIEVGMLYEA; encoded by the exons ATGGAACAGCACCAGTTAGAGAATCATGGCTCGTCGGAGTCTTTGTCGGAAGTGGTGGTGTCAAACGGAGAGTTTGTCGGAGGTCTTCGTCGTACTGGCGACCATTCAATCTCTTCCTCAGCTGATAAAAAT GGGACAGGTCGTTGGCCAACAATAGTTCTTGCTTATAAGACGCTGGGAGTAGTTTTTGGAGGGCTGGTTACCTCCCCGCTTTATGTTTACCcttcaatgaatttgaaatctcCAACTGAAGATGACTATTTGGGTATCTACTGTATCATCTTCTGGACTCTTAGTTTGATCGGAGTTGTCAAATATTCATGGATAGCTCTAAAAGCCGATGATCAGGGTGAAG GCGGAACATTTGCTCTGTATACATTACTCTGTAGGTATATGGATATTGGAAGTCTTTCATCAAAACGCGTCCATTCAAACTCAACCCTTTTTCATGCTAGCCAGTATGAAGGCTCCAAAGAGCAAAGCAGACTTGGTAAATTTTTTGAGACGAGCGTAGTTGCAAGAAGACTGTTATTTTTTATTGCAATGCTAGGCATGTGCATGCTGATTGGTGATGGTATACTTACACCAGCCATTTCAG TGTTGTCAGCAATAGATGGCATCAGAGCACCTTTTCCTTCAGTAAGCAAGT CTCTGGTTGAATCTATATCTGCAATTGTTCTCATTGTCCTGTTCCTGATGCAAAAATTTGGTACGTCACGAGTGAGTTTTCTTTTCTCACCCATCATGGGGGCATGGACACTCAGTACCCCCATTGTCGGAGTGTATAATATCATTCATCACTACCCAAGCATATTTAAGGCAGTATCACCACAATACATCTATCAATTCTTTTCGAGAAAAGGAAAGGAAGGATGGCTTTTGCTTGGTGGCACAATTCTTTGCATCACAG GTTCTGAAGCAATGTTTGCTGATCTGGGTCATTTTAATCAAAGATCCATTCAG ATGGCatttgtgttcactatatatcCTTCACTGATTTTGACATATGCTGGGCAAACGGCGTACCTGATCAAGAATCCAAATGACCACGATGATGGGTTCTACAAGTTTCTACCGACCAAAGTATACTGGCCTATCTTCGTCATAGCCACATCAGCTGCTACTGTGGCGAGTCAGTCACTGATCTCAGCAACTTTCTCTGTTATCAAGCAATCTGTGGTTTTGGATTATTTTCCTCGTGTAAAGGTGGTTCACACTTCCTCAAGCAAAGAAGGCGAGGTTTACTCTCCAGAGATTAATTACATCCTCATGATTCTTTGTGTTGCTGTCATACTTATTTTTGGAGATGGGAAAGATATTGGAAATGCCTTTG GTGTTGTTGTGAGTATGGTTATGCTCATCACTACCATACTACTTACTCTAGTCATGATTACAATATGGAGGACTCCGCCGATTCTGGTTGCTTTATACTTCATTGTATTCTTTGTAATGGAAGGTGTGTATGTTACCGCTGTCTTGACTAAAATCCCAGAAGGTGGATGGATCCCGTTTGCTATATCTTTTATTCTTGCTTTCATCATGTTTGTCTGGTTTTATGGAAGGCAGAGAAAGATAGACTATGAAGTGACACACAAGGTAGATATGGACAGGTTTGAATTGCTGCTATCTGATCCAGTTGTCCAGAGGGTTCCTGGACTATGCTTCTTCTACACAGATATCCAAGATGGGTTCACCCCAATTTTGGGTCACTACATAAAAAGCATGAAATGTCTTCACAAAGTTACAATTTTCACAACACTCCGATACTTGCTGGTCCCAAACGTCTTGCCACATGAGAGGGTGCTTGTGAGAAAACTGGGCATTAAGGGAGTGTATGGATGTGTAATTCAATATGGATATGCAGACTCTCATAGTCTTGAAGGGGATTTGGTTAGTCGAGTCATTGAGAAGCTGCGAACCCACTTACTTAATTACAGTGATGATGCAGGCTCAGTTTCTCCAGATGAGGAAGCAGTTCTTGATCTAGAAGAGGCAAAGCGTATTGACGTGGTTCATATTCGCGGCAGGACAAGGTTCTACATAGGGGAAAATTGTGGTTGGTTTGACAGAAGCATGCTTTCCTTTTATGAAATCATGCACAGTAATTGCAGGTCTGCACTTCCTGCTTTGGGGGTCTCCTTGACCCAGCGCATTGAGGTTGGGATGCTCTACGAAGCTTGA
- the LOC108200876 gene encoding uncharacterized protein LOC108200876 has translation MHLFQNMHKEYKGLALRRLLWKAARATTLSEFNLHMNQMKEVSPNCYEWLMQKPREQWSRSAFRTTSHSDMFVNNHCEVFNSSLSKLRDLHIITMFRELHKTIMKRIQIRRDKMITTNAVICPSAHKKLTKSIHYAGNCVVTWSGGSSYSVTSSDGGHELVVNLLKRTCACRKWDLTGLPCYHACACIALRNEPWENYIHDCYKKETYLQKSDEATKAAAEGREINVGKSKVKCKNCNQEGHNSRTCKMQKAPTNRSRSETYERECLGVGNKVGGAKKAP, from the exons ATGCACTTGTTCCAGAACATGCACAAAGAGTATAAAGGATTGGCATTGAGGCGTTTATTGTGGAAAGCTGCTAGAGCCACTACTCTATCGGAGTTTAATTTGCATATGAATCAGATGAAAGAG GTCTCACCAAATTGTTATGAATGGTTAATGCAAAAACCTAGAGAGCAATGGTCTAGGTCTGCATTCAGGACCACCTCACATAGTGATATGTTTGTTAACAATCACTGTGAGGTATTTAATAGCAGTCTGAGCAAGTTGAGGGACCTACACATCATCACAATGTTTAGAGAATTACATAAAACAATAATGAAGAGGATCCAGATCAGAAGAGATAAAATGATAACTACAAATGCTGTCATTTGCCCTAGTGctcataaaaaattaacaaa GTCTATACATTATGCTGGTAATTGTGTGGTGACTTGGTCTGGAGGTTCATCCTACAGTGTCACTAGTAGTGATGGAGGCCATGAATTGGTGGTGAACTTGTTAAAGAGAACCTGTGCATGTAGGAAGTGGGACCTTACAGGCTTGCCTTGCTATCATGCATGTGCATGCATAGCACTAAGGAATGAGCCATGGGAAAATTACATCCATGATTGCTATAAGAAGGAAACTTATTTGCAG AAATCTGATGAGGCTACAAAGGCTGCAGCAGAAGGGAGAGAAATCAATGTTGGAAAGTCTAAGGTGAAGTGTAAGAATTGCAATCAAGAAGGCCACAATTCAAGGACTTGTAAGATGCAGAAAGCTCCAACAAACCGGTCTAGGTCAGAAACATATGAAAGAGAGTGCTTGGGAGTTGGGAACAAAGTTGGTGGGGCAAAAAAGGCACCATAA
- the LOC135149632 gene encoding uncharacterized protein LOC135149632 — protein sequence MVNPVFQRGMCFKNSKTFRETVKKYAIMNRRPIINCRNFGKKVQYVCQPPCRWKIYASPMHKGSVTYQIKTYVNKHTCMPTFNQKQINSKWIADYYEMEIRMNPTWPISAFHKKIVNDLKCNVSKHAVYRARSRALKRINGTHEEQYADLWKYGYQLKKVLPETTVKILTENPEPEQVSGRFLRFYLCLGPLKKAFKAHCRKIVGLDGCHLKGPFGGILISAVGVDANDGMYPVAWGVVESETTDSWTWFLNFLCQDLQILVDKEWTFISDR from the coding sequence ATGGTGAACCCTGTTTTTCAGAGAGGAATGTGCTTTAAAAACTCCAAGACTTTTAGGGAAACAGTTAAAAAATATGCCATTATGAATAGGAGGCCAATCATAAATTGCAGAAATTTTGGAAAGAAGGTCCAATATGTGTGTCAACCACCCTGTAGGTGGAAAATTTATGCATCTCCAATGCATAAAGGATCTGTAACTTACCAGATTAAAACATATGTGAATAAGCACACATGTATGCCTACCTTCAATCAGAAGCAAATCAACTCCAAGTGGATAGCAGATTATTATGAGATGGAAATCAGAATGAATCCTACTTGGCCCATCAGTGCATTTCACAAGAAAATTGTCAATGACCTAAAATGTAATGTGAGCAAACATGCAGTTTACAGGGCAAGGTCTAGGGCATTGAAAAGAATAAATGGAACACATGAAGAGCAATATGCAGATTTATGGAAGTATGGTTACCAGTTGAAGAAGGTTCTTCCAGAGACTACTGTCAAGATATTAACTGAAAATCCAGAACCAGAGCAAGTGAGTGGAAGATTCCTGAGGTTCTATTTGTGTTTGGGACCACTGAAAAAAGCTTTTAAAGCACACTGCAGAAAGATTGTGGGACTTGATGGATGCCACCTTAAAGGCCCTTTCGGTGGCATACTTATCTCAGCTGTAGGTGTGGATGCAAACGATGGTATGTATCCAGTGGCTTGGGGAGTTGTGGAGTCTGAGACAACTGATTCATGGActtggtttttaaattttttatgccAAGACCTGCAAATTTTAGTAGATAAGGAGTGGACTTTTATCTCAGATAGGTAG